The Streptomyces sp. NBC_01298 genome contains the following window.
ATCGCGTCGTAGCCGCCCCACAGGATCCGCCGGTCGGGGGTGATCCGGAAGTAGTGGAACTGATTGGCGCTGTCGCCGAGGCCCTGCCGGTTCTTCCAGCCGATCGAGGCGAGCTGCTCCTCGGTCAGCTGCTCCGTCATGAGCGCGTAGTCGTAGACGGGGACGGTCAGCGGGCGCACCCGCTTGACCAGCGACGGGAAGATGTTGGTCCCCAGCGCCACCCGGCGGGCGAAGACCCGGCCGTACGGGGTCCGCACGGCCATCCCCTCGCCCGAGCCGACCAGGTCGAGCCCGCGCGTGTTCTCGTAGATCCGGACGCCCAGCTCCAGGCAGGCCCGCTTCAGGCCCCAGGCGAGCTTCGCCGGGTTGAGCATGGCGACGCCGTCGCGGTCCCAGATCCCGCCGAGGAAGGTCGGGGAGTCGACCTCGGCCCGGATGGCGTCCGCGTCCAGCCACTCGGAGCGGCCGGCGAGGCCGAGCCGCTCGGCCTCGGCGTGGAACTCGCGGAGCTCCGCGACCTGGTGCGGCTCGGTGGCCACGTCGATCTCGCCGCTGCGCTCGAAGTCGCAGTCGATGCCGTAGCGGGCGACCGCTTCCTCGATGGCGTCGAGGTTGCGGGCGCCGAGGTCCTCCAGCGTGGCGAGCTCGTCGGGCCAGCGGGCCATCCCGTTCGCCAGGCCGTGGGTGAGGGAGGCCGCGCAGAAGCCGCCGTTGCGGCCCGAGGCGGCCCAGCCCGCCTCGTGGCCCTCGATGAGCACGACGTCCCGGGCGGGGTCGCGCTCCTTGGCGATCAGCGCGGTCCACAGACCGCTGTACCCGCCGCCGATGACGAGCAGATCGCAGTGCTCGTCCCCGGTGAGGGCGGGCTCCGCGGCGGGCTTGCCGGGGTCGTCCAGCCAGTACGAGACCGGCTTCGCTTCGGAAAGAGATCGTGCAGCGGTGCGCATGGCGTCTGGGGCCATGTCTTCCAACTCCCTACAGGTGTTACTTGGGCTGTGCTTTCTTGCGGCGGTTGGCGACCATCTGGCCGCCCAGCACCACCAGGACCGCGATGACGAACATCGCCGTGCCGATGACGTTGATCTGTACAGGCGTACCGCGCTGGGCCGATCCCCACACGAACATGGGGAAGGTGACGGTGTTGCCCGAGTTGAAGTTGGTGATGATGAAGTCGTCGAAGGAGAGCGCGAAGGAGAGCAGCGCGCCCGCCGCGATGCCGGGGGCCGCGATCGGCAGGGTGACGCGCAGGAAGGTCTGCACGGGTCCGGCGTAGAGATCGCGGGCCGCTTCCTCCAGGCGGGGGTCCATGGAGAGCACCCGGGCCTTGACCGCGGCGACGACGAAGCTGAGGCAGAACATCACGTGGGCGATCAGGATCGTCCAGAAGCCGAGCTGGATGCCCATGTTGAGGAAGAGGGCGAGCAGGGACGCCGCCATCACGATCTCGGGCATGGCCATCGGCAGGAAGATCAGCGAGTTGACCGCGCCGCGCCCCCGGAACCGGTAGCGGACCATCGCGAAGGCGATCGCCGTGCCCAGTACGGTCGCGCCGATGGTGGCCCACAGGGCGATCTGGAGCGAGAGGGACAGGGACCCGCACATGTCGGCGACCCCGCAGGGGTCCTTCCACGCGTCGAGGGAGAACTCCTGCCAGGCGTAGTTGAAGCGCCCGGTGGGGTTGTTGAAGGAGAAGACCGTGACGACGACGTTCGGCAGGATCAGGTACGCGAGCGTGCCGAGCCCCGCGATCACGACGAGATTGCGGCGCAGCCAGGTGGTGGCGCTCTTCATCAGACCAGGTCCTCCGTCCCCGCTCGGCGGATGTAGATGGTGACCATGACCAGGACGATGGCCATGAGGATGAAGGACAGCGCGGCCGCCGTCGGATAGTCGAGGATGCGCAGGTACTGCGACTGGATGACGTTTCCGATCATGCGGGTGTCCGTGGAGCCGAGCAGTTCGGCGTTGACGTAGTCGCCGCTCGCCGGGATGAAGGTCAGCAGGGTCCCGGAGACCACGCCCGGCATGGACAGCGGGAAGGTCACCTTGCGGAAGACCGTGGCGGGACGGGCGTACAGGTCCCCGGCCGCCTCGTGGAGGCGGGTGTCGATGCGCTCCAGCGAGGTGTAGAGCGGAAGGATCATGAAGGGGAGGAAGTTGTACGTCAGACCGCAGACGACCGCGAGCGGCGTGGCGAGGACGCGGTCGCCCTCGGTCATGCCGAGCCAGCTGGTGACGTCGAGGAAGCCGACCGTGTTGAGGACGCCGACCACCGGGCCGCCGTCGGCCAGGATCGTCTTCCAGGCGAGGGTGCGGATCAGGAAGCTGGTGAAGAACGGGGCGATGACCAGCACCAGGAGCAGGTTGCGCCAGCGGCCCGCCTTGAAGGCGATCAGGTAGGCCAGCGGGTAGCCCAGCAGCAGGCACAGCGCGGTCGCGGTGCCGGCGTAGAGCAGGGAGCGCAGGAACTGCGGGTAGTACTCGGTGAAGGCGTCCCAGTAGGTCTGGAAGTGCCAGGTGACCTTGAAGCCCTCTTCGAGGGAGCCGGTCTGCACCGAGGTGGAGGCCTGGTAGACCATCGGCAGCACGAAGAAGACGACCAGCCACAGGATGCCCGGGAGCAGCAGCCAGTACGGGACCAGGCGCTTCTTCAGGGACGGCTTGTGCACCGGGGGCTCGGCGGAGACGGCGACCTCGGGCAGGGTCGCGGGGGCGGTCACGCGCTCTCCTCGACCGTCTCGATGCCGGCGTCGATGTCCTGGGCCGCGTCCAGGCCGAAGGTGTGCTCCGGGTTCCAGTGCAGTATCACGTCGGCGCCGGGGACGAGGCGGGCGTCGCGCTCGATGTTCTGCACGTACACCTCCAGCTCCGGGCAGACCGGGCTGTCGATGACGAACTGGGTGGAGACCCCGATGAAGGAGGAGGCCGCGATCTTGCCGGCGACCTTGTTGCGGCCGGCCTCGATGGTGTTCTCCGCGTCCGCGTGGACCAGGGAGATCTTCTCCGGGCGCACCCCGACCAGCAGCTTGCCGCCGGCGCGGGGTGTGGTCGAACATCGCGCCGCCGGGACGCGCAGCTTCGTACCGGCCGAGGAGACGACGACGTCGGACGCGCCGGCCTCCAGGACCTCGGCCTCGATGAGGTTGGAGGTGCCGAGGAAGTTCGCCACGAAGGTCGTCTTCGGGTTCTCGTAGAGCTCGGCGGGGGCGCCGAGCTGCTCGACGCGGCCGCCGTTCATCACGGCGACCGTGTCGGCCATGGTCATGGCCTCCTCCTGGTCGTGCGTGACGTGCACGAAGGTGATGCCGACCTCGGTCTGGATGCGCTTGAGCTCCAGCTGCATCTGGCGGCGCAGCTTGAGGTCGAGGGCGCCGAGCGGCTCGTCGAGGAGCAGCACCTGCGGGTGGTTGATGAGCGCGCGGGCCACGGCGACGCGCTGCTGCTGGCCACCGGAGAGCTGGTGCGGCTTGCGCTGGGCGAACTGGCCGAGCTGGACCAGCTCCAGCATGTCGTCGACCTGCTTCTTGACCGACTTGATGCCGCGGCGGCGCAGCCCGAAGGCGATGTTCTCCGAGACGTCGAGGTGCGGGAAGAGGGCGTAGCTCTGGAAGACGGTGTTGACCGGGCGCTTGTACGGCGGCAGGTGCGTGACCTCGCGCTCGCCGAGGCTGACGGTGCCGGTGGAGGGCTCCTCCAGGCCGGCGATCATGCGCAGGGTGGTGGTCTTCCCGCAGCCCGAGGCGCCGAGCAGGGCGAAGAAGGAGCCCTGGGGAATGGTGAGGTCCAGCGGGTGCACGGCGGTGAAGGATCCGTAGTGCTTGCTGATCCCGGCGAGGCGGACGTCGCCGCCTTCGGTCTTGTCAGTCATGGGCCTGGGCCTTCGGTGGTGTGTCGTGGAAGGGGCAGGTGCCGGTTCGGGTGTCTTCGCCGGTGGGGGACGCGGCGGGACCCGTCAGGCTCCGATGAGCTTGGCGAACTTCTCCTCGTACGCCGTCTCTTCCTCGCTGGTGAGGGAGCGGAAGGCGTGCGACTTGGCGGCCATCGCCTTGTCCGGGACGATCAGGACGTTGTCCGCGAGCTCCGGATCGATCTTGGCCAGCTCGTCCTTGACGCCCTCGACGGGGCAGACGTAGCTGATGTAGGCGGCCAGCTGGGCGGCCACCGCGGGCTCGTAGTAGTAGTCGATGAGCCGCTCCGCGTTGGCCTTGTGCCGGGCCTTCACGGGGACCAGCAGGTTGTCGCTGGAGGTGATGTAGCCGGGCGCCGGGATCGCGTACTGGATGTCCGGGTTGCCGGCCTGCAGCTGGATGACGTCGCCGGCCCAGGCCAGGCAGGCTGCGAGGTCGCCCTTGTCGAGGTCCGCCGTGTAGTCGTTCCCGGTGAAGCGGCGGATCTGCTTCTTGTCCACGCCCTTCTGGAGCCGGCCGATCGCCGCGTCGTAGTCGGCGTCGGTGAAGTTCGCCGGGTCCTTGCC
Protein-coding sequences here:
- a CDS encoding NAD(P)/FAD-dependent oxidoreductase, translated to MAPDAMRTAARSLSEAKPVSYWLDDPGKPAAEPALTGDEHCDLLVIGGGYSGLWTALIAKERDPARDVVLIEGHEAGWAASGRNGGFCAASLTHGLANGMARWPDELATLEDLGARNLDAIEEAVARYGIDCDFERSGEIDVATEPHQVAELREFHAEAERLGLAGRSEWLDADAIRAEVDSPTFLGGIWDRDGVAMLNPAKLAWGLKRACLELGVRIYENTRGLDLVGSGEGMAVRTPYGRVFARRVALGTNIFPSLVKRVRPLTVPVYDYALMTEQLTEEQLASIGWKNRQGLGDSANQFHYFRITPDRRILWGGYDAIYPYGGKLDAEHDHRPETYLKLAEHFFTCFPQLGGVKFSHAWGGAIDTCSRFSAFFGTAHAGKVAYAAGYTGLGVGATRFGADVMLDLLAGEKTERTELEMVRSKPMPFPPEPFAWTGITMTKWSLARADRMGGHRNLWLKTLDRFGLGFDS
- a CDS encoding ABC transporter permease; amino-acid sequence: MKSATTWLRRNLVVIAGLGTLAYLILPNVVVTVFSFNNPTGRFNYAWQEFSLDAWKDPCGVADMCGSLSLSLQIALWATIGATVLGTAIAFAMVRYRFRGRGAVNSLIFLPMAMPEIVMAASLLALFLNMGIQLGFWTILIAHVMFCLSFVVAAVKARVLSMDPRLEEAARDLYAGPVQTFLRVTLPIAAPGIAAGALLSFALSFDDFIITNFNSGNTVTFPMFVWGSAQRGTPVQINVIGTAMFVIAVLVVLGGQMVANRRKKAQPK
- a CDS encoding ABC transporter permease; amino-acid sequence: MTAPATLPEVAVSAEPPVHKPSLKKRLVPYWLLLPGILWLVVFFVLPMVYQASTSVQTGSLEEGFKVTWHFQTYWDAFTEYYPQFLRSLLYAGTATALCLLLGYPLAYLIAFKAGRWRNLLLVLVIAPFFTSFLIRTLAWKTILADGGPVVGVLNTVGFLDVTSWLGMTEGDRVLATPLAVVCGLTYNFLPFMILPLYTSLERIDTRLHEAAGDLYARPATVFRKVTFPLSMPGVVSGTLLTFIPASGDYVNAELLGSTDTRMIGNVIQSQYLRILDYPTAAALSFILMAIVLVMVTIYIRRAGTEDLV
- a CDS encoding ABC transporter ATP-binding protein, which gives rise to MTDKTEGGDVRLAGISKHYGSFTAVHPLDLTIPQGSFFALLGASGCGKTTTLRMIAGLEEPSTGTVSLGEREVTHLPPYKRPVNTVFQSYALFPHLDVSENIAFGLRRRGIKSVKKQVDDMLELVQLGQFAQRKPHQLSGGQQQRVAVARALINHPQVLLLDEPLGALDLKLRRQMQLELKRIQTEVGITFVHVTHDQEEAMTMADTVAVMNGGRVEQLGAPAELYENPKTTFVANFLGTSNLIEAEVLEAGASDVVVSSAGTKLRVPAARCSTTPRAGGKLLVGVRPEKISLVHADAENTIEAGRNKVAGKIAASSFIGVSTQFVIDSPVCPELEVYVQNIERDARLVPGADVILHWNPEHTFGLDAAQDIDAGIETVEESA